In the Colwellia sp. 20A7 genome, one interval contains:
- the pgi gene encoding glucose-6-phosphate isomerase: MNSRTDLTSWKNLVEHAKIMKNQHMNDLFTKDSNRFNEFSIKLNPFVLDYSKNIITEETMYLLMQLAKDCDVEQWREKMFDGVSINKTEERAVLHTALRGSVKKNTNIFDENITSNVEQSLSKMKKFSDKVRKGEWLGYSGKRITDVVNIGVGGSNLGPQMVTEALKGYSDNSVNTHYVSNVDGTQIANILKPLNPEQVLFIVSSKTFTTTETITNAQTAMKWLVSSSFDSNAVEKHFIAVSSNKVNAIEFGILEENIFDMWDWVGGRFSLWSAIGLPIAIDLGFEKFTELLAGAHEIDNHFYTAPLKENAPIILALLSVWNCTFLGAQSQAILPYDQNLHMFSAYMQQAEMESNGKSVSWDGEQIDYPTVPTIWGELGINGQHAFYQYLHQSNNVVPADFIGSIESVTPVAGHHETLMANFFAQTQALMKGVNEEQVREDLKAKGRTQEYINKVAPHKVHRGNRPTNSILMKQLSPKTLGSLIALYEHKIFVQGIILKICSFDQWGVELGKGLANKIQLELQNNTVNKNHDSSTQGLIEYYRDERQH, translated from the coding sequence ATGAACTCAAGAACAGATTTAACCAGTTGGAAAAACTTAGTTGAACATGCCAAAATAATGAAAAATCAACATATGAATGATTTGTTTACCAAAGACTCAAATCGGTTCAATGAATTTTCTATCAAATTAAATCCTTTTGTACTCGACTATTCTAAAAATATTATCACCGAAGAAACGATGTATTTATTAATGCAATTAGCAAAAGATTGCGATGTGGAACAATGGCGTGAAAAAATGTTTGACGGTGTTTCCATTAATAAAACAGAAGAACGAGCGGTATTACACACAGCATTACGTGGTTCAGTGAAAAAAAACACGAATATATTTGACGAAAATATAACCTCAAATGTGGAACAATCACTAAGTAAGATGAAAAAGTTTAGTGATAAAGTCCGAAAGGGTGAATGGTTAGGTTACTCGGGAAAACGGATAACTGATGTTGTAAATATTGGTGTAGGCGGCTCTAACTTAGGGCCTCAAATGGTCACTGAAGCACTTAAAGGTTACAGTGATAATAGTGTGAATACCCACTATGTTTCTAATGTAGATGGCACACAAATAGCGAATATTTTAAAGCCATTAAATCCTGAACAGGTATTATTTATTGTTTCAAGTAAAACGTTTACAACGACTGAAACTATCACTAATGCGCAAACTGCAATGAAATGGTTAGTATCATCATCATTTGACTCTAACGCTGTAGAGAAGCATTTTATTGCCGTTTCTTCTAATAAGGTTAATGCGATTGAGTTTGGTATCCTCGAAGAGAATATTTTTGATATGTGGGACTGGGTTGGTGGTCGCTTCTCTTTATGGTCAGCTATTGGATTACCAATAGCCATTGACTTAGGGTTTGAAAAATTCACAGAATTGCTTGCCGGGGCTCACGAAATAGACAATCACTTTTATACTGCTCCGTTAAAAGAAAATGCACCGATAATTTTAGCGTTGTTGAGTGTTTGGAACTGTACGTTTTTGGGGGCTCAGTCCCAAGCGATTTTACCCTACGATCAAAATTTACATATGTTTTCTGCTTATATGCAACAAGCTGAAATGGAAAGTAATGGCAAATCCGTTTCATGGGACGGCGAACAAATTGACTACCCAACGGTACCAACAATTTGGGGTGAGTTAGGCATTAATGGTCAGCATGCATTTTATCAATATTTACACCAAAGTAATAATGTTGTACCTGCAGACTTTATTGGTTCTATTGAAAGTGTCACCCCTGTCGCCGGTCATCATGAAACATTAATGGCTAATTTCTTTGCTCAAACACAAGCGCTGATGAAAGGTGTAAATGAAGAGCAAGTACGAGAAGATTTGAAAGCTAAAGGAAGAACACAGGAATATATCAATAAAGTAGCACCTCATAAAGTACATCGAGGTAACCGACCTACGAACTCTATTTTAATGAAACAGTTATCACCAAAAACGCTAGGTAGCTTAATAGCTTTGTATGAGCATAAGATTTTTGTACAAGGTATTATCCTTAAAATATGTTCATTTGACCAATGGGGCGTTGAATTAGGGAAGGGGCTGGCAAATAAAATACAGCTGGAACTGCAAAATAATACCGTTAATAAAAATCATGATAGCTCTACGCAAGGATTAATAGAATATTATAGGGATGAACGACAGCACTAA
- a CDS encoding glycoside hydrolase family 27 protein gives MKLIMTSRIFIISVFILFSLTTLTMNAQAKDGEHVFEKINNGLAKTPPMGWSSWNQFGVEIDEQLIIETIDAMVNNGMKDAGYIYVNLDDGWQQDKGNRQNKPLDYDKEKFPRGIKYLADYAHEKGMKLGIYSGPGKTTCAGYSGSEGYEKQDADMFASWDVDHLKYDSCCSHKDAGKEELKEAFYKMSKPLAENPKDVVLHACHCGWQDIWEWAGDIGANHWRIGQDISDDFDYPDNREGYYFDVLDMLDRGNGLEGFNKPGQWNDFDMLVVGLNGESKELVGAGASNIEYRAHFSLWSILSTPLLTGTDVRNLDTYTLETLTNKEVIALNQDSLGKQAKTVKKEGKIHILAKPMADGSWAIAMLNRGSETENISINWKKELGLAWEEVHVRDLWQHKNMGNFPESYTDEVISHEAVMLRIYPTK, from the coding sequence ATGAAACTTATAATGACATCTCGTATTTTTATAATATCTGTATTTATATTATTCTCGCTAACAACGTTAACCATGAATGCTCAGGCAAAAGACGGGGAGCACGTTTTTGAAAAAATTAATAATGGGTTGGCCAAAACACCCCCTATGGGCTGGAGTAGTTGGAATCAATTTGGCGTTGAAATAGATGAACAGCTAATTATCGAAACTATTGATGCAATGGTAAATAACGGTATGAAAGATGCTGGATATATTTACGTTAACCTTGACGACGGCTGGCAGCAAGATAAGGGAAATCGTCAGAATAAACCGCTTGATTATGACAAAGAAAAGTTTCCGCGTGGCATTAAGTATTTAGCCGATTATGCTCATGAAAAAGGGATGAAACTCGGCATTTACTCTGGTCCTGGAAAAACAACCTGTGCAGGTTACTCTGGTAGTGAAGGGTATGAAAAGCAAGATGCTGATATGTTCGCCTCATGGGATGTTGACCATTTAAAATATGATAGTTGTTGCTCACATAAAGATGCAGGCAAAGAAGAATTAAAAGAAGCTTTTTATAAAATGTCTAAGCCTTTAGCGGAAAACCCTAAAGATGTTGTTTTACATGCATGTCATTGTGGTTGGCAAGATATTTGGGAATGGGCTGGCGACATAGGCGCAAACCATTGGAGAATAGGACAAGATATTTCTGATGATTTCGACTATCCAGACAACAGAGAAGGCTATTATTTTGATGTCCTCGATATGTTAGATAGAGGTAATGGTTTAGAAGGATTCAATAAACCAGGGCAATGGAATGATTTTGATATGCTAGTCGTTGGTCTTAATGGTGAGAGTAAAGAGCTTGTGGGGGCAGGTGCCTCTAATATTGAATATCGTGCACATTTTAGCTTATGGTCAATCTTATCTACTCCTCTATTAACCGGTACTGATGTACGTAACCTTGATACTTATACTTTAGAAACGCTGACTAATAAAGAAGTGATAGCGTTAAATCAAGACTCGTTAGGTAAACAAGCAAAAACGGTTAAAAAGGAAGGTAAAATTCATATATTAGCAAAACCAATGGCAGATGGTAGCTGGGCGATTGCAATGCTTAACCGTGGTAGTGAAACAGAAAACATCTCTATTAACTGGAAAAAAGAGCTAGGTTTAGCATGGGAAGAAGTTCATGTGAGAGATTTATGGCAACATAAAAATATGGGTAACTTTCCAGAAAGCTATACTGACGAAGTTATTTCACACGAAGCCGTTATGTTAAGAATATACCCAACTAAATAA
- the agaR gene encoding transcriptional repressor AgaR yields the protein MLNTIERRQKIIDKVNELSRVDVAQLASEFNVSTVTIRTDLNDLSKRRLLIRSRGGAVAISKITKELSVKEKHCENSHIKEKLAEAAVQLINNDELIILDSGTTTEEIAKLLQNHENLVVMTNGLNIATELSHLQNSEVLMTGGTLRQKSLSFYGRQAEASLNNLRFDKVILGVDGVEISSGFTTHFEHEATLNRLMCNISKEVIVVTDSSKFGRSGLYIIDSLDSIDTLITDNKIPSQYIDYFQSKNVKLIIIDVD from the coding sequence ATGCTTAATACTATTGAAAGACGCCAAAAAATTATTGATAAAGTAAATGAACTAAGTCGTGTCGATGTAGCACAACTTGCTAGTGAGTTTAACGTTTCAACCGTAACGATAAGAACTGATTTAAATGATCTAAGTAAAAGACGATTATTAATCAGATCTAGAGGCGGAGCTGTTGCTATCAGTAAAATAACGAAGGAACTATCAGTAAAAGAAAAGCATTGTGAAAACTCTCATATTAAAGAAAAACTGGCTGAAGCTGCTGTACAGCTAATTAATAATGATGAGTTAATAATACTTGATTCCGGCACCACTACTGAAGAAATAGCAAAGCTATTACAAAACCATGAAAATTTAGTGGTAATGACGAATGGTTTGAATATCGCAACAGAACTTTCACATTTACAAAATTCAGAAGTATTAATGACGGGCGGAACGTTACGACAAAAGTCACTATCATTTTATGGTCGTCAGGCTGAAGCGAGTCTTAACAACCTTAGATTTGATAAAGTAATTTTAGGTGTGGATGGTGTTGAAATATCGTCGGGTTTCACAACTCACTTTGAACATGAAGCAACCTTAAATCGTTTAATGTGTAATATTTCAAAAGAAGTTATTGTTGTGACTGACTCATCAAAATTTGGTAGAAGCGGGTTATATATAATCGACTCCCTTGATTCAATTGATACGCTGATAACTGATAATAAAATACCTTCTCAGTATATTGATTATTTCCAATCAAAAAACGTTAAATTAATCATAATTGATGTAGATTAA
- a CDS encoding IS3 family transposase (programmed frameshift), which translates to MTTRKKYSKEFKLDAISLVRDQNISISEASRNLGIGNQMLGRWIKEAENEDGQAFRGNGKLTPDQEENRQLKAQVKRLEMEPRYIKKSDGLLCKRNEVKYSFITHHKKIWSVVLMCRVLGVKTNNYYSYQKRNTNKTNDATHQEMIELVKDIAKFSDNTYGERRIKAVLNALSFPISRWKVAKLMKEANVWVRYKKKYKVTTNSAHNKPLYKNELEQNFTTEQANQAFVGDITYIWTAEGWLYLAVVIDLYSRKVVGWSMGSRMKAQLVCDALTMAIWQRSPEKGLIVHSDQGVQYASHQYRQLLNNNGFIGSMSKKGCCWDNAVAESFFGSLKQERVHWKNYETRYEAQQDIMNYITMWYNSNRLHSYLGYQSPNDFELKINELEKVA; encoded by the exons ATGACAACACGTAAAAAATATTCCAAGGAATTTAAACTTGATGCTATCTCTTTAGTCAGAGATCAAAACATTAGTATTTCTGAAGCTAGCAGGAATCTAGGGATTGGAAATCAAATGCTCGGCCGCTGGATCAAAGAAGCTGAAAATGAAGATGGTCAAGCTTTTCGAGGTAATGGAAAACTGACACCCGATCAAGAAGAAAATCGTCAATTAAAAGCGCAAGTCAAACGCCTAGAAATGGAGC CGCGATATATTAAAAAAAGCGACGGTCTTCTTTGCAAAAGAAACGAAGTAAAATATTCGTTTATTACCCATCATAAGAAGATCTGGTCAGTGGTATTAATGTGCCGCGTATTGGGTGTGAAAACTAATAATTATTATAGTTATCAGAAACGTAATACAAATAAAACAAATGATGCAACACATCAAGAAATGATTGAGTTAGTAAAGGATATTGCCAAATTCAGTGACAATACTTATGGCGAAAGGCGTATTAAAGCGGTACTGAATGCTTTGAGTTTTCCTATCAGTCGATGGAAAGTAGCCAAATTAATGAAAGAGGCAAATGTTTGGGTTCGCTATAAAAAGAAATATAAAGTCACTACTAATAGTGCTCACAATAAGCCACTTTATAAAAATGAACTTGAACAAAACTTTACCACAGAGCAAGCAAATCAAGCATTTGTCGGTGATATTACTTACATTTGGACAGCAGAAGGTTGGCTCTATTTAGCCGTTGTTATTGACTTGTACTCTCGTAAAGTTGTTGGTTGGAGCATGGGGTCGAGAATGAAAGCTCAACTTGTCTGTGATGCACTAACAATGGCTATTTGGCAAAGAAGCCCTGAGAAAGGACTTATTGTTCATTCCGATCAAGGTGTTCAATACGCAAGTCACCAGTATAGACAATTACTCAATAACAATGGCTTTATTGGTAGTATGAGTAAAAAGGGTTGCTGTTGGGATAATGCCGTTGCCGAAAGCTTCTTTGGCAGCCTAAAGCAAGAGCGTGTTCACTGGAAAAATTATGAAACACGCTATGAAGCTCAACAAGATATAATGAATTACATAACCATGTGGTACAACAGTAACCGACTACACTCTTACTTAGGGTATCAAAGCCCTAATGATTTTGAATTGAAAATTAATGAGTTAGAAAAAGTAGCTTAA
- a CDS encoding LysR family transcriptional regulator yields MKIELLRTFLEVSRTLHFRIASENLFITQSAVSARIKLLEDDLGVLLFDRSQKHLKITSEGHRLIKHANELLFMWQKAKQDVGMSENDSHQLVIGSMMSIWDIVLQDWLKKIHRNMDDVSLLTNTYSPIELRKSVLSRVIDIAFLFEPPFVEDLITEKVASVPLHLVTTEPHDLGNLTSLDNFIMVDYGDAINAQYRRDFQDVTPAKHYMSQPRIALNFLLDAGGSAYLPRQMAFEYIEKNQLFVVEKAPVYSREIFAAYLAKSQKKDIIEQTIQLFPYVKI; encoded by the coding sequence ATGAAAATTGAATTGTTAAGAACGTTCCTTGAAGTGAGTCGAACCCTACATTTTAGAATTGCGTCTGAAAACTTATTTATTACGCAGTCAGCGGTAAGTGCGCGAATAAAATTACTGGAAGATGACTTAGGGGTGCTGTTGTTTGATCGTAGCCAGAAACATTTAAAAATAACGTCAGAAGGACATCGGTTAATTAAACATGCCAATGAACTTTTGTTTATGTGGCAAAAAGCGAAACAAGATGTTGGTATGTCTGAAAATGACTCTCATCAGCTTGTGATCGGCTCTATGATGTCAATTTGGGATATAGTATTACAAGATTGGTTGAAAAAAATACACCGTAATATGGATGATGTTAGCTTATTAACGAATACCTACTCACCAATTGAATTACGCAAAAGCGTGCTGAGTCGTGTTATTGATATTGCTTTTTTGTTTGAGCCACCTTTTGTTGAAGATCTTATTACTGAAAAAGTAGCAAGTGTGCCTTTGCATTTAGTGACAACAGAGCCCCATGACTTAGGTAATCTTACTTCATTAGATAATTTTATTATGGTGGATTATGGTGATGCTATTAATGCGCAATATCGACGAGACTTTCAAGATGTGACACCGGCAAAACATTATATGAGTCAACCTAGAATTGCGCTAAACTTTTTACTTGATGCTGGTGGTAGTGCATATTTACCAAGACAAATGGCATTTGAGTACATTGAAAAAAATCAGTTATTTGTTGTTGAAAAGGCACCGGTATATTCACGAGAAATATTTGCTGCTTATTTAGCTAAAAGTCAGAAAAAAGATATTATCGAGCAAACTATTCAATTATTTCCTTATGTAAAAATTTAA
- the rimK gene encoding 30S ribosomal protein S6--L-glutamate ligase has translation MKIAILSRNPKLYSTRRLKEAGEAMGHEVDIIDTLHCYMDITSSRSTVRYHGKELPMYDAIIPRIGASVTFYGTAVARQFEMMGTFNINESVAISRSRDKLRSLQLLSRKGIGLPRTGFASKPDNIKDLIKNVGGAPVVIKLLEGTQGIGVVLADTAKAAEAIIEAFMGLKANILVQEFVKEAGGADIRCLVIGGKVVAAMKRQGAEGEFRSNLHRGGSAEVVKLSKAERETAVNAAKAMGLNLCGVDLLRSQSGPMVMEVNSSPGLEGIETATGKNIAGMVFEFLEKNAKPNKTQTRGKG, from the coding sequence ATGAAAATTGCTATCTTATCAAGAAACCCAAAATTATATTCTACTCGACGCTTAAAAGAAGCCGGTGAAGCAATGGGGCATGAAGTTGATATCATTGATACTCTACACTGTTATATGGATATTACCAGTAGCCGGTCAACAGTGCGCTATCATGGTAAAGAGTTACCAATGTATGATGCAATTATTCCTCGTATTGGCGCTTCAGTAACCTTTTACGGCACCGCTGTTGCAAGACAATTTGAAATGATGGGCACTTTTAATATCAATGAATCGGTCGCTATTAGCCGTTCACGCGATAAATTACGTTCGTTACAACTATTATCTCGTAAAGGCATTGGCTTACCGCGTACAGGATTTGCAAGCAAACCTGATAACATTAAAGATTTAATTAAAAATGTAGGTGGCGCACCTGTTGTTATTAAATTATTAGAAGGCACACAAGGTATTGGTGTTGTTCTTGCTGATACAGCCAAAGCAGCTGAAGCCATTATAGAAGCCTTTATGGGTTTAAAAGCGAATATTCTAGTACAAGAATTTGTTAAAGAAGCTGGTGGTGCTGACATTCGTTGCTTAGTTATTGGCGGTAAAGTCGTTGCTGCAATGAAACGACAAGGTGCTGAAGGTGAATTTCGCTCTAACCTACATCGTGGTGGTAGCGCAGAAGTTGTTAAATTATCAAAAGCAGAACGTGAAACAGCCGTTAATGCTGCCAAAGCAATGGGATTAAACCTGTGTGGTGTTGATTTATTACGCTCTCAAAGTGGCCCAATGGTAATGGAAGTTAACTCATCTCCAGGCTTAGAAGGGATAGAAACTGCAACAGGCAAAAACATTGCAGGTATGGTTTTTGAGTTTTTAGAAAAAAATGCAAAACCAAATAAAACTCAAACACGTGGAAAAGGTTAA
- a CDS encoding succinylglutamate desuccinylase/aspartoacylase family protein, with amino-acid sequence MEKLKIGEFEILPGEQRKIELPVAKLYTDANVSLPVHIIRSKKPGPTIFVSAAVHGDELNGIEIIRRLIKQKKFKIIKGTVIAVPMVNVYGVVNQSRYMPDRRDLNRCFPGSAKGSLAGRVAYIFLNEIVKHCDYGIDLHTGAIHRSNLPQIRADMSDAETKELAEVFGVPVILNSNLVDGSLRESAVKNKTKILLYEAGEALRFDEFSIRAGMKGILNVLQHLGMTRKSLSKKKKPAPFIANGSQWVRANASGIVHNIVNLGDQITKGQVLAEIGSPYGEVIDAVKATRSGILIGKQNIPLVQEGEAMFHIAYFSEDDEDIAEQIENVQEALLPENHGNN; translated from the coding sequence ATGGAAAAACTAAAAATAGGTGAGTTTGAAATATTACCTGGTGAGCAAAGAAAAATTGAATTACCCGTTGCTAAATTATATACCGATGCCAATGTATCTTTGCCTGTACATATTATACGTTCGAAAAAGCCGGGACCTACTATTTTTGTTAGTGCTGCAGTTCATGGCGACGAGCTTAACGGTATTGAAATTATTCGACGCTTAATTAAACAGAAAAAGTTTAAGATAATAAAAGGTACCGTTATCGCTGTACCAATGGTTAATGTTTATGGCGTGGTAAACCAAAGTCGCTATATGCCTGATCGCCGCGATCTTAATCGCTGCTTTCCTGGCTCAGCGAAAGGCTCCTTAGCCGGTAGAGTTGCCTATATTTTTCTTAATGAAATTGTTAAGCATTGTGATTATGGTATTGATTTGCATACAGGTGCTATTCACCGTTCAAATTTACCACAAATTAGAGCCGATATGTCTGATGCTGAAACCAAAGAATTAGCGGAAGTATTTGGCGTGCCGGTAATACTTAACTCTAATTTGGTTGATGGCTCACTGCGTGAATCAGCTGTTAAAAATAAAACTAAGATTTTATTATATGAAGCGGGTGAAGCATTACGCTTTGATGAATTTTCAATTAGAGCCGGTATGAAAGGCATTCTAAATGTTTTACAACACCTAGGAATGACAAGAAAGTCTCTTTCTAAAAAGAAAAAGCCAGCGCCTTTTATTGCCAACGGCAGTCAATGGGTTAGAGCCAATGCCAGTGGTATTGTGCACAACATTGTGAATTTGGGTGACCAAATTACTAAAGGACAAGTATTAGCTGAAATTGGTAGCCCTTATGGCGAAGTTATTGACGCGGTTAAGGCAACGCGTTCAGGAATACTCATTGGAAAACAAAACATTCCTCTTGTACAAGAAGGTGAAGCCATGTTCCATATTGCTTACTTTAGTGAAGATGATGAAGATATTGCTGAACAAATTGAAAATGTTCAAGAAGCACTGTTACCAGAAAACCATGGAAATAATTGA
- a CDS encoding ATP-dependent zinc protease family protein — protein MKINKTIIGRLESIALPELAINDLQVRVDTGAKTSSLHVDNITKIVKDGQKCVTFDIHPDAHNVNSIVNCTAPISDIRNVKSSNGTAEQRYVIETNVTLGTETWPIEITLTDRSDMSYLMLFGREAIGKRFLVDPSKVFIHS, from the coding sequence ATGAAGATAAACAAAACAATAATTGGCCGCTTAGAGTCAATAGCATTGCCAGAACTCGCGATTAATGATTTACAAGTTAGGGTCGATACAGGAGCTAAAACGTCTTCACTACATGTGGATAATATAACTAAAATAGTTAAAGACGGGCAAAAATGTGTCACCTTTGATATTCATCCAGATGCGCATAATGTTAATAGTATTGTTAATTGTACTGCACCAATCAGTGATATTAGAAATGTAAAATCATCTAACGGCACAGCTGAGCAGCGATATGTAATAGAGACTAACGTAACGCTTGGAACAGAGACATGGCCAATAGAAATTACATTAACCGATCGTTCTGATATGAGTTATTTAATGCTTTTTGGCAGAGAAGCTATCGGTAAACGATTCTTGGTCGACCCGTCTAAAGTTTTTATACACTCATAA
- a CDS encoding mechanosensitive ion channel family protein — MTFDKIVAFLNITIVSIENQPITTGDILLIPVLLIIGVYLTKWFVRRITTQLTTQHTDPNIIHLLRRIFYIIAITILIITILDLINVPITAFAFLSGAIAIGFGFGAQNIINNFISGWILMWERPIRIGDFLEIEDAKGVVEEINTRSTRIKRVDGVHMLIPNSKLIENTVVNWTLVDRLVRTTVKVGVSYGSPVKLVAELILQAAVEQEEILSTPKPSVTFEDFGDNALIFDINFWINSNVEGGLRKARSNVRFRLAELFEEHNIVVAYPQRDVHLDGSITLLPSESK, encoded by the coding sequence ATGACATTTGACAAAATTGTAGCATTTCTCAATATCACCATTGTTTCTATTGAGAACCAACCTATTACTACGGGAGATATTCTTTTAATCCCAGTATTGCTAATAATAGGCGTATATTTAACAAAGTGGTTTGTGAGGAGAATAACAACACAATTAACAACACAGCACACTGACCCTAATATTATCCATTTATTACGGCGCATATTTTATATTATTGCGATAACAATATTAATTATTACTATTTTAGACCTTATCAATGTACCTATCACTGCGTTTGCCTTCTTATCAGGTGCTATTGCGATAGGCTTTGGTTTTGGTGCCCAAAATATTATTAATAATTTTATCAGTGGCTGGATTCTAATGTGGGAGCGACCAATTCGCATTGGTGATTTTTTAGAAATTGAAGATGCAAAAGGAGTCGTGGAAGAAATTAACACCCGCTCAACCCGTATTAAGCGAGTTGATGGTGTTCACATGCTAATTCCAAACAGTAAATTAATTGAAAATACGGTTGTTAACTGGACTCTTGTCGATAGATTAGTTCGAACAACGGTTAAAGTAGGTGTGTCATATGGTTCACCAGTAAAGCTAGTAGCTGAACTGATATTACAAGCAGCAGTTGAACAAGAAGAAATATTATCAACCCCAAAACCCTCAGTAACATTTGAAGACTTTGGTGATAATGCGCTAATTTTTGATATTAACTTTTGGATTAATTCTAATGTTGAAGGAGGCTTAAGAAAAGCTAGAAGTAATGTTCGCTTTCGCTTAGCAGAATTATTCGAAGAACATAATATTGTAGTGGCCTACCCACAAAGAGATGTCCACTTAGACGGTTCAATAACGTTACTTCCTTCTGAAAGCAAGTAA
- a CDS encoding mechanosensitive ion channel family protein: MVNNIFTLLIIVALFNIWSHEIQKFAFSIAAFVVAIVLATREFIQCFIGFLYLISSRPFRIGDWIQVGNYFGEVHSTDWAKLTLLEVNKDDYQYTGKTLYLPNSLMVTSVIKNLNFLKRYAMHHFTIVRDDSVNPFEFIEQLNEKANLYCDDFKDVAIRYNQLIENRLEINIAGPEPHIQIATSEIGDTEILFTIFCPTEQALDIEQKLTQDFMYLWFEQKSLALVSKD, from the coding sequence ATGGTTAATAATATATTTACCTTATTGATTATTGTTGCTCTTTTTAATATTTGGTCACATGAAATTCAAAAGTTCGCTTTTTCTATTGCGGCCTTTGTTGTTGCTATAGTGTTAGCAACAAGAGAATTTATTCAATGTTTCATCGGTTTTCTTTACCTTATTTCTAGCCGACCATTTCGAATTGGCGATTGGATACAAGTAGGTAATTATTTCGGAGAAGTGCATTCGACTGATTGGGCTAAATTGACGTTATTGGAAGTTAATAAAGATGATTACCAATACACAGGTAAAACCTTGTATTTACCTAATAGTCTTATGGTTACCTCGGTAATAAAGAATCTTAACTTTTTGAAACGTTATGCGATGCATCATTTTACTATTGTAAGAGATGACAGTGTAAATCCTTTTGAATTTATTGAGCAGCTAAATGAGAAAGCTAATTTATATTGTGATGACTTTAAGGATGTAGCTATTCGCTATAATCAACTGATTGAAAATCGTCTTGAGATTAACATTGCTGGTCCTGAGCCTCATATTCAAATAGCAACATCAGAGATTGGCGATACTGAGATTCTTTTCACCATATTTTGTCCGACTGAGCAAGCACTTGATATAGAACAAAAGCTAACGCAAGATTTTATGTATTTGTGGTTTGAGCAAAAAAGTTTGGCTTTAGTCTCTAAGGATTAA